The nucleotide window TATCATCAGGTAGTCCGGATTTTATCATTAGAAATTCCCGGGAAAAATCATGATAAAAGTTGTCCAAATGGAAAAAACACAGTAACCTTTATCGTAAGAGAAACGGTGAAGGAGAAAAGGAGCCATGCTGACAATGTCCCAAATTAATGAAATTCGCGAAGCCTTTGAACTAGGCAAGAAGGTCTCACAGATAGCCCGGGAACTCGAAATAGATGAAAAAACTGTACGGAAATATCTGAAACAGGAGGATTTTTCTCCCACTATACCAGTAGTAGAGGAACACACATCGCGCCTCGATCCTTATAAACCTCGTATTCAGCAATGGCTGGACGGGGACGTAAGCGTTTGGTACAAGCAGCGCCATACCGCCCAGCGTGTCTATGATCGTTTGAAAGCGGAATGTCCGAAGTTTGCTCTGTCCTATCCAACAGTGCAGCGGTTTGTAAAGGAATACAAGAGGAAACTTCAGCAAACCAAGACCATTCAGGAACTTGTATGGTATCCCGGTGAAGCGCAAGTAGATTTCGGTGAAGCCGACTTTTATGAAAAAGGAGTGCTTTGTCGCAAAAAATATTTGACGGTTTCTTTTCCCTACAGCAATCGCGGTTTCTGTCAAGTATTTGGCGGAGAAACCGGAGAGTGCGTTTGTCAGGGGCTCAAAGATATTTTCGAGTATATTGGCGGAGTGGCGCGTGTTTTAGTTTTTGACAACGCCACAGGAGTAGGACGCCGTGTGGGTGACAACATTCGTGAAGCACAACTGTTCCAACAGATGCGTGCTCATTACGGATTTTTGGTGCGATTCTGCAATCCAAATGCCGGACATGAAAAAGGGAATGTAGAAAACAAAGTAGGAACTGTCCGCCGCAATTGGTTTGTCCCCATTCCATCCTTTGACCATGTTGAACAATACAACCGTTTTCTTCTCGAAGCTGGACCGACAGACGACGTTCATTACAAAAAAGGCCGCCCGATTGCGGAACTGTTTAAGGAGGATCAGCGCGCCTTGAAACCTTTCCGTTTCACCAAATTCCGGGCAGGTGGAATAGAAGTGGCGCGAGTCCAGCCGTACCTTGCCATAGCTGTCAGCAGTCACATACATAAACCGGCAGACATTGAATGGAGAGTTCGGCAAATTTTTCTTAGTGAGTTTTTGGCAATAGGCAATTTCTTCTTGAAGTACACCGCTGGTGTCTTTCGTCGGGAAATTCGCTTTCAAAGATTCGTCGACCTTGTAAACGGCTTTCCTTAATTTTCGGGAACGCCCATGTATACGGAAAAAGGTACAGTCTCCTCATTTTTTCTTGAGGGACTATACCTTTTTTACATCCACGAGACTTTTTCAGTGGCCTCCTTTGATTGTTGTTTAACCATTCTATTATATTTGGATTGGAAAATTCGTCTACATCGGAAATAAAAACATCAATTAATACAAAATAATCAACGACGTTATCGAGCAGCTTTAACCGTAATTCCAATAATTCCAGCTCATTAAAAAATGTAAAACAATTGTAGACTTTCACCCTTACACCACCGTCCGTTAACTTCATTATTCCCCTTCCACAAAATTTCACTTCACGGAATTACCATATAAAGTGAGATTTTAACCCTCTATAAAAACTTCCTTAAACTGCTGCATAACAACTTGGGGGTTAAAATGTTCCGAATAAGCATCCCAATTTTTCCCCGGTTGTTTTGTGAATTGCAAAATTATTTTCCCCAATTCTGTATAGTCTAAATAACCTATCCCCTTATTACCTAGTATTTCAATATGACTGCGCTCTTTTATATAAGGCGCATTGCAAGTAATTACCGGTTTATTGCAAATAGAAAACTCACCGCAAGCAATGCCGAAGCTTTCACCCTGCCGCCTTGCATGAAGCATTGCATCACAGGTTTGGATAAACTTTCTTTTATACATAGGATCGGCTACTCCATCCAGAAAAATAATATTGTCCATTTCATTCCGAGGAAACATTACCGGACTTATCAGCACATTCGCCCATTTTTTACGAAAGTAAGTCTTAGCGTGTAAAAAATCTTCAGTATTCATAAACAAAAAATAAATGTCTTTCCGCTTTGATGCTACCTGATAAACTAAGCGTTTCACGAAAGGAAGGTCAAAAGTTTCTTTGCCGCCATATCGTCCGAAAACAATGGCATCCTTGGGTATCCCCAGTTGTCGGCGTAAATCGCCCTCCGTTTCCGGCAGATAAATCATATGCGGTACATACGGACTTTTCCCCCCACTCATCTCTTCACTCAGCCACTTAGAGACATAAGCATAAACATCACCGTGAATGTCATAATGTTTAAACACTACATGGATACAATTCTTTACTCCATTTAACACAACACCGTCGTTTTTTCCTGATTTAATCGCATAAAAAATATCTATTTTCTCTTTAGCAGCATATTGCTGCAGTTCTTCCAATTTGTCATAATATATTACCTTAAACCGTTTCGTAAATTTTTCAACTGCCATGGGATGGTGAGCAGCGTCACGCCTTGTTGCCACAATAGACTCATTATGTAAATGAATTTCATTAAAATGGGCATAATCATATAACGCCACTTCGGTGCCTCGTAATGACAGTTGATTGGTATGAAATAAAATTTTCATTACTGTCCTCCCATAAC belongs to Veillonellales bacterium and includes:
- the istA gene encoding IS21 family transposase; this translates as MLTMSQINEIREAFELGKKVSQIARELEIDEKTVRKYLKQEDFSPTIPVVEEHTSRLDPYKPRIQQWLDGDVSVWYKQRHTAQRVYDRLKAECPKFALSYPTVQRFVKEYKRKLQQTKTIQELVWYPGEAQVDFGEADFYEKGVLCRKKYLTVSFPYSNRGFCQVFGGETGECVCQGLKDIFEYIGGVARVLVFDNATGVGRRVGDNIREAQLFQQMRAHYGFLVRFCNPNAGHEKGNVENKVGTVRRNWFVPIPSFDHVEQYNRFLLEAGPTDDVHYKKGRPIAELFKEDQRALKPFRFTKFRAGGIEVARVQPYLAIAVSSHIHKPADIEWRVRQIFLSEFLAIGNFFLKYTAGVFRREIRFQRFVDLVNGFP